The window ATTCTTCTAAAAGCTTTTGATGCCTTCTCTGAATAGAACATTCCCTGTCACCTATGTAAACAACATTTCCATGTTCATCTGCGAGAATTTGAATTTCTATATGTTTAGGATTCTGAATAAACTTTTCTATATAAACTCTACTATCTCCAAAATTTGCTTCAGCTTCCCTCTGTGCTACAGGTAATAGTCGTGATAACTCTTGCGGTGAATGAACTACCCTCATTCCCCTACCACCACCACCAGCAGCAGCTTTCAGTAAAACTGGATATCCAATCTTATCTGCAACCTCAAGTGCATCTTTTAAAGTGTTTACCGGTGGACTTCCGGGAATTATTGGAACATCTGCCTCCTGCGCTGCTTTTCTGGCTTCTGCTTTATCTCCTGTTAAACGAATAGTTTCTGAACGGGGACCTATAAATTTTATGTTTGCTCTTTCTAATAATGCTGCAAAATTTGGATTTTCAGCAAGAAATCCATATCCCGGATAAACAGCATCTGCATAAGATATCTCTATTGCCGACAAAATAGCCGGAATATTTAGATAACTTTTATCTGAAGGGGCTTTCCCTATACATATCGCATAATCTGCGAGTTTAACATGCATTGAGTCTTTATCAGCCTCAGAATATATTGCTATGCTTTCACCACCTAATTCCCTTATTGCTCTTATTGCTCTAACTGCGATTTCTCCTCTGTTTGCTATCAGGATTCTTTTGATATTGTCCAGTTTTAACAATACTTTTCTCCTACACTATAGCTTTTTCTGTTAAATTTCCTAAATATTATATAATAATTGGCGGATAACACTAAAATTATAAGGATATAAGATGGGAGATGTAGATTTTAAAAGTAGAAGGAAATTAACATTTCTTCGTTTAATGGTATCCCAAGGAATAGTTCCTGCAGAAAAAGTTCGGAATAATCCCAATATAGAAGGAAAAGATTTCACAGATATTTTAACCTATCTTGTTGAAAGTAAAATAGCTGATGAAAAAAAGATAAAGGAATTTTTCGTTAATTTTTTAAATCTAAAGCCTTTTGACCCTAATATGAATATTGATGTAGATGAATCAATAATGTCAAATATTACCTATAATTACATGTTGAAGAAAAAATTCGCTCCTGTTTTTTATGATAAAGATAAAAATCAACTTTCAATTGCAGCATTTAATCCAATAGATAAAGAAATAATTCATTATCTTAAATTTTTAGGAATTAAAAACATTGAGATCCTCGTTGCAACTTATTCAGAGATTCAATCTCTTCTTGAAAATTTCAGTAGAATGGCATCTCCTACAGAAATTCTCGATAATATAGGCCTCGATGCAGATGTAGAAGAAGAATATCAAAGGGAAGAAGAAATAAATGTAAACGAGGCAATAGCTGAAGCAGAAGAAGCACCGATAGTTAAAGCCTCCAGACTTTTTATAGTAAACGCAGTCCGACAGGGTGCATCTGATATTCATATAGAACCCTTTGAAAAAGAATTAAGGGTAAGATATAGGATTGATGGTATTCTCCGAACAGTTCAAAAACTTCCTGCCAGTATAAAAGATGCTTTAGTTGCCAGATACAAAATAATGGCGAATCTGGATATTGCAGAAAAGAGGTTACCCCAAGATGGAAGAATTAGAGTAAAAATAGATAGAAAACCTATTGATTTAAGGGTATCTATCATTCCTACAGTTTATGGTGAAAAAGTAGTTATGCGTATTCAGGATGCCCAATCGTATCTGGGATTAAAATTAGAAGATCTTGGTTTTGAACCGGATGACCTTGAAAAAATCAGAAAAGCTATCTATAGTCCTTGGGGAATGGTCTTAGTTACAGGACCAACAGGGTCAGGTAAAACTACAACTTTATACACTGCATTAATGGAAAGGAATACAGATGATGTAAACATATCAACAGCAGAGGATCCTGTTGAAGTATCTATTCCAGGAATTAATCAGGTTCAAATCAAAGAACATATAGGATTAACTTTTGCAGAAGCTTTAAGATCTTTCCTTAGACAAGACCCGGATATTATACTGGTTGGAGAGATAAGGGACAGAGAAACGGCTGAAATATCAATTAAAGCAGCATTAACAGGTCACCTTGTATTCTCCACATTACACACAAACGATGCTCCATCTTCTATAACAAGATTAATAGATATAGGAGTTGAAAGTTTCCTTGTTGGAACAGCTGTAAATATGATAATTGCCCAGAGGCTTGTCAGAAAATTATGTAATTACTGTAAACAGCCTGCTACATATCCGAAAGAGTTCTGGACAGGATTGGGATTATCTGAAAAAGACGTAGAAGAAGGAACATTTTTTGTTCATAAGCCGGGAGGTTGTGACCGTTGCAATAAAACCGGTTATAAAGGTAGAACTGCTGTTCATGAAATACTGGAAATTGACGATAATATCAGAAAAGCTATTTTATCTGGAGCTAATGCAACACAGCTTAAAGAGCTTGCGATAAAAAATGGAATGAGAACCCTATATCAAAATGCCCTTTTAAAAGTAAAACGAGGAATAACAGATATTGCAGAAGTAGAAAGGGTTTTAGTTAAATAAATTTTTTAAGGAGATATATTATGGAGCAAGAAAAACTTGCATTCACAATTGATGAAATAGCAAGGGTTGCTATAGACAAAGATGCTACCGATATACACATAACAGCGGGAGCACCTCCAACTATCAGGATAGATGGAAAAATAACTTATCTATCTGAATATCCTGTTATGTACCCAAAAGATACCCAAAAATTTATTTACTCTATTATGAATGAAAAGCAAAGGCGGACATTTGAAGAAAAGAATGAGGTTGACTTTTCCATCGGAATTAAAGGGGTTGGTAGATTTAGGGTAAACGTTTATAGACAAAGGGGTAGTGTTGCTGCTGCTTTAAGAAGAATACCTTATGAAATAAAGCCTATGGAAGAGTTAGGACTTATTCCCTCTGTAAAAGGTTTATGTCATAAAAGTATGGGATTAGTGCTTGTTACAGGGCCAACAGGATCAGGTAAAACTACAACCCTTGCCTCAATGATAGATTATATAAATACAAATTATCCTTATCACATAATTACAATTGAAGATCCAATAGAATATCTATTCCCACATAAAAAATCACTTGTTGCACAAAGGGAAGTCGGTAATGATACTTCCAGCTTTGCCATAGCACTGAAATATGCTTTAAGGGAAGACCCAGACGTTATTCTGGTTGGTGAAATGAGGGACTTAGAAACAATCAGAGCTGCACTTACAGCCGCTGAAACAGGTCACCTTGTATTTGCAACATTACACACAAATACAGCAATTCAAACAATAAACCGTATCATCAACGTTTTCCCTGAAAATGAACAGGAACAGATTAGAACAGAGTTAAGTTTTGTTTTACAGGGTGTAATATCACAAAGGATTCTACCAAGAATCGGAGGTGGGAGAGTCCTTATACATGAAGTTTTAATACCAACAACAGGTATAAGAAACCTTATTAGAGAAAATAAAATTCACCAAATATATGGGCTTATGCAGTCTGGACAAGTTGGAACAGGTATGCAAACAATGAACCAGTCAATTTTACGGGCGATCAAAGAAGGACTAATTACAGAAGAAGATGGAATGAAAGTATCTCCTGAGCCACAAGAACTCGAAAGATTATTAAAAACTCTGAAGTA of the Persephonella sp. genome contains:
- the accC gene encoding acetyl-CoA carboxylase biotin carboxylase subunit, with amino-acid sequence MLKLDNIKRILIANRGEIAVRAIRAIRELGGESIAIYSEADKDSMHVKLADYAICIGKAPSDKSYLNIPAILSAIEISYADAVYPGYGFLAENPNFAALLERANIKFIGPRSETIRLTGDKAEARKAAQEADVPIIPGSPPVNTLKDALEVADKIGYPVLLKAAAGGGGRGMRVVHSPQELSRLLPVAQREAEANFGDSRVYIEKFIQNPKHIEIQILADEHGNVVYIGDRECSIQRRHQKLLEESPSPFITPEVRKKMGEAAVRFAKHVGFTGAGTVEFIVDENMNFYFIEMNGRIQVEHPVSEMTSGIDLVAWQMLVADGKKLSFTQEDIKQQGHAIEFRINAEDPETFVPNPGTIEELYLPGGFGVRVDTHIYKGYKIPPYYDSLIAKIIVYGKNREEAIVRGKRALKELIVEGIKTTKDFHLKILEDKDFLSGKYTTALVDKKYLGIRE
- a CDS encoding ATPase, T2SS/T4P/T4SS family translates to MGDVDFKSRRKLTFLRLMVSQGIVPAEKVRNNPNIEGKDFTDILTYLVESKIADEKKIKEFFVNFLNLKPFDPNMNIDVDESIMSNITYNYMLKKKFAPVFYDKDKNQLSIAAFNPIDKEIIHYLKFLGIKNIEILVATYSEIQSLLENFSRMASPTEILDNIGLDADVEEEYQREEEINVNEAIAEAEEAPIVKASRLFIVNAVRQGASDIHIEPFEKELRVRYRIDGILRTVQKLPASIKDALVARYKIMANLDIAEKRLPQDGRIRVKIDRKPIDLRVSIIPTVYGEKVVMRIQDAQSYLGLKLEDLGFEPDDLEKIRKAIYSPWGMVLVTGPTGSGKTTTLYTALMERNTDDVNISTAEDPVEVSIPGINQVQIKEHIGLTFAEALRSFLRQDPDIILVGEIRDRETAEISIKAALTGHLVFSTLHTNDAPSSITRLIDIGVESFLVGTAVNMIIAQRLVRKLCNYCKQPATYPKEFWTGLGLSEKDVEEGTFFVHKPGGCDRCNKTGYKGRTAVHEILEIDDNIRKAILSGANATQLKELAIKNGMRTLYQNALLKVKRGITDIAEVERVLVK
- a CDS encoding type IV pilus twitching motility protein PilT; the encoded protein is MEQEKLAFTIDEIARVAIDKDATDIHITAGAPPTIRIDGKITYLSEYPVMYPKDTQKFIYSIMNEKQRRTFEEKNEVDFSIGIKGVGRFRVNVYRQRGSVAAALRRIPYEIKPMEELGLIPSVKGLCHKSMGLVLVTGPTGSGKTTTLASMIDYINTNYPYHIITIEDPIEYLFPHKKSLVAQREVGNDTSSFAIALKYALREDPDVILVGEMRDLETIRAALTAAETGHLVFATLHTNTAIQTINRIINVFPENEQEQIRTELSFVLQGVISQRILPRIGGGRVLIHEVLIPTTGIRNLIRENKIHQIYGLMQSGQVGTGMQTMNQSILRAIKEGLITEEDGMKVSPEPQELERLLKTLK